CTTGTCGTTCTCGGCAACGCGGCGGAACTCGCCGGTCATCGCAAGGCGACAGTCGGTATCGATATTAACCTTACGTACGCCGTGCTTGATACCGCGCACGATTTCCTCGACTGGCACGCCGTAGGTTTGCGGCATTTCACCACCGAACTGGTTGAAGATGTTCTGCAATTCCTGCGGAACCGATGAGGAGCCGTGCATGACCAGGTGCACCTCGGGCAGTTTCTGGTTGATCTCCTTGACCACGTTCATCGCCAGGATTTCGCCATCCGGCTTGCGGCTGAACTTGTAAGCGCCATGCGAGGTACCCATCGCGATCGCGAGCGCATCCACTTTTGTACGGGTGACGAAATCGACCGCCTGGTCGGGATCGGTCAGCAATTGATCCATGCTCAGGCTGCCCTCGAAGCCGTGGCCATCCTCTTTCTCACCTTCACCGGTTTCGAGCGAACCGAGACAACCGAGCTCACCCTCGACCGAGACACCGATGTCGTGCGCGATGCGGGTGACTTCGGCGGTAATATCGACGTTGTAATCGTAACTCGCCGGGGTCTTGGCATCGGCTTCGAGTGAACCGTCCATCATCACCGAGGTGAAACTGGCCTGCATCGCCGACACACAGGTGGCGCGGTTGTTACCGTGATCCTGGTGCAGGCAGATCGGAATCTGCGGGTACATTTCCTCGGCAGCCTCGACCATCTTGCGGATCATGATGTCACCGGCATAACCGCGCGCACCGCGGCTGGCCTGCAGGATCACCGGTGCGTCCACCGCGCTCGCGGCATTCATAATCGCGAGTACCTGTTCCATGTTATTGATATTGAAAGCGGGCACGCCGTATCCCCTCTCGGCGGCGTGATCGAGTAGCTGTCTGAGCGTAATTCTTGCCATCTGAAACCTCTGTCTGACTAAATTCGTTAACTAAATCTGCAACAAACGCCGCACTTCGTCGCGCACCGCCTGTGCGGTAATGCCGAAATGCGCATATAAATCCTCAGCCTTCGCCGACGCACCGAAACCGGGCATGCCAATCATCGAGCTGCGCTTGCCAAGCCAGCGGTCCCAGCCCATCGGAGAAGCGGCCTCGATCGCGACCCGGCATTCGCCGCCGAGTACGATTTTCTGGTATTCCGGGGATTGCTTTTCGAACAACTCCCAGCACGGCATCGATGCTACCGCAACCTCGACGCCGAAACGGGCCAGCATATCCGCGGCTTCGAGCGCAATCTGGACTTCCGAGCCGGTGGCGAGCAAGGTAGCTTTGCGTTTGCCGGGCGGTTCACGCAGCAGGTAGGCACCACGCGCGACCAGGTTTTCACGGTGATGATGTGTGCGCAGTGTCGGCACACCCTGGCGCGTCAGGCAAATCACCGACGGTGATTCAGTCTCGTTAAGGGCA
This window of the Gammaproteobacteria bacterium genome carries:
- the fba gene encoding fructose-bisphosphate aldolase class II (catalyzes the reversible aldol condensation of dihydroxyacetonephosphate and glyceraldehyde 3-phosphate in the Calvin cycle, glycolysis, and/or gluconeogenesis) is translated as MARITLRQLLDHAAERGYGVPAFNINNMEQVLAIMNAASAVDAPVILQASRGARGYAGDIMIRKMVEAAEEMYPQIPICLHQDHGNNRATCVSAMQASFTSVMMDGSLEADAKTPASYDYNVDITAEVTRIAHDIGVSVEGELGCLGSLETGEGEKEDGHGFEGSLSMDQLLTDPDQAVDFVTRTKVDALAIAMGTSHGAYKFSRKPDGEILAMNVVKEINQKLPEVHLVMHGSSSVPQELQNIFNQFGGEMPQTYGVPVEEIVRGIKHGVRKVNIDTDCRLAMTGEFRRVAENDKSQFDPRKFLTPALKAMEDLCRDRFEQFETAGNASKITPISVANMAKRYVSSELDPKVAGKTAA